A genomic window from Triticum urartu cultivar G1812 chromosome 7, Tu2.1, whole genome shotgun sequence includes:
- the LOC125518893 gene encoding pre-mRNA-processing factor 39-2-like yields MENPDGHAEADVGEGLGSDLLDDAYDTGTGATTSRACAAGILPRPFPEPPRTSSPAAPPPCRDGVLGLPGRRGPAGQCRRPLRPPPHQPEPLLVGARGWRTPTATQKLTWGQQSYEYVEEARLRDVVTLDCLDVDAWTALIEETERIAESEILKIRKVYDAFRVEFPLCFGYWKKYADHEGRLDGVNKVFEVYEQAFLAVTYSVDIWCNYCQFAISTYNDPDVIRRLFNRGLAYVGTDYGSNTLWDEYIKNEESLQAWSHLAVVYTRILEHPIKQLDRYFNCVQASQNFAPDDSFIPLKNTRSKQHHHEII; encoded by the exons ATGGAGAACCCCGACGGCCACGCAGAAGCTGACGTGGGGGAAGGTCTGGGCAGCGACCTCCTCGACGATGCCTACGACACCGGCACCGGCGCAACCACCTCGCGCGCCTGCGCGGCCGGTATTCTTCCCCGGCCGTTTCCCGAGCCACCACGCACCTCCTCCCCTGCCGCTCCGCCGCCATGCCGGGACGGCGTACTGGGCCTTCCTGGACGCCGAGGACCGGCGGGTCAATGCCGCCGCCCACTCCGGCCTCCACCACACCAGCCCGAACCATTGCTCGTGGGCGCGCGGGGATGGAGAACCCCGACGGCCACGCAGAAGCTGACGTGGGGGCAG CAGTCGTATGAGTATG TGGAAGAGGCTAGGTTACGGGATGTTGTCACCTTGGATTGCTTAGACGTCGATGCTTGGACCGCACTTATTGAAGAGACGGAGAGGATTGCTGAG AGCGAGATATTAAAAATACGGAAAGTGTATGATGCATTCCGTGTGGAGTTCCCTCTGTGCTTTGGCTATTGGAAGAAATATGCAGATCATGAAGGCCGTCTAGATGGTGTCAATAAAGTTTTTGAGGTGTATGAACAGGCATTTCTTGCAGTTACTTATTCAGTGGACATATGGTGTAATTATTGTCAGTTTGCGATCTCAACATACAATGACCCAGATGTCATCAGAAG ACTGTTTAATCGGGGTTTAGCATATGTTGGAACAGATTATGGTTCCAATACTTTGTGGGATGAGTACATCAAGAATGAAGAATCACTTCAAGCATGGAGTCATCTAGCTGTGGTATACACAAGAATACTAGAGCACCCTATAAAACAGCTTGATCGGTACTTTAATTG TGTGCAGGCATCCCAAAATTTCGCTCCAGATGACTCTTTTATTCCACTGAAAAACACTCGCTCTAAACAACATCACCATGAAATTATTTGA